In the Kitasatospora terrestris genome, one interval contains:
- a CDS encoding cobyric acid synthase has product MGNALLVAGTTSDAGKSVVTAGICRWLARQGVRVAPFKAQNMSLNSFVTADGAEIGRAQAMQAQAARVEPEAAMNPVLLKPGADARSQVVLLGKPVAEVGALDYRERKPYLLERSLECLADLRGRYEVVICEGAGSPAEINLRDRDIANMGLATAAKLPVVVVGDIDRGGVFAAMYGTLALLSAQDQALVAGWFVNKFRGDARLLAPGLEMLRELTGRPVLGTLPMLSGLWLDAEDSLDLTTVVESGASAGPVGADVLRVAVVRFPRLSNFTDLDALAQEPGVLVRWATRPEELADADLVVLPGTRATVADLAWLRERGMEAPLKARAAAGRPVLGVCGGYQMLGREIVDEVESRTGGAEGLGLLPTRVVFGREKVLARPVGEAYGERVEGYEIHHGVVTVDDSAEEAFLDGCRVGAVWGTTWHGALENDGFRRAFLREVAAVSGRAFVPAPDVSFAAAREERLDRLGDLIEEHADTDALWKLIEGGAPAGMPFVPPGAIGESGK; this is encoded by the coding sequence GTGGGTAACGCCCTGCTGGTCGCGGGAACGACCTCGGACGCGGGCAAGAGCGTGGTCACGGCGGGCATCTGCCGCTGGCTGGCCCGGCAGGGCGTGCGGGTGGCGCCGTTCAAGGCGCAGAACATGTCGCTGAACTCCTTCGTCACCGCCGACGGCGCGGAGATCGGCCGGGCGCAGGCCATGCAGGCGCAGGCCGCCCGGGTCGAGCCGGAGGCGGCGATGAACCCGGTGCTGCTCAAGCCCGGCGCGGACGCCCGCAGCCAGGTGGTGCTGCTCGGCAAGCCGGTCGCCGAGGTCGGCGCGCTGGACTACCGGGAGCGCAAGCCGTACCTGCTGGAGCGCTCGCTGGAGTGCCTGGCCGACCTGCGCGGCCGGTACGAGGTGGTGATCTGCGAGGGCGCCGGTTCGCCCGCCGAGATCAACCTGCGGGACCGGGACATCGCCAACATGGGCCTGGCCACGGCGGCGAAGCTGCCGGTGGTGGTGGTCGGCGACATCGACCGCGGCGGCGTCTTCGCCGCGATGTACGGGACGCTGGCGCTGCTGTCCGCACAGGACCAGGCGCTGGTGGCGGGCTGGTTCGTCAACAAGTTCCGCGGCGACGCGCGGCTGCTGGCGCCCGGCCTGGAGATGCTGCGCGAGCTGACCGGCCGTCCGGTGCTGGGCACGCTGCCGATGCTGAGCGGCCTGTGGCTGGACGCCGAGGACTCGCTGGACCTCACCACCGTGGTGGAGTCCGGCGCGAGCGCCGGACCGGTCGGCGCGGACGTGCTGCGGGTGGCCGTGGTGCGCTTCCCGCGGCTGTCGAACTTCACCGACCTGGACGCGCTGGCGCAGGAGCCGGGCGTGCTGGTCCGCTGGGCGACCCGCCCGGAGGAGCTGGCCGACGCCGACCTGGTGGTGCTGCCCGGCACCCGGGCCACCGTCGCGGACCTGGCGTGGCTGCGCGAGCGCGGCATGGAGGCGCCGCTCAAGGCACGGGCGGCGGCCGGACGGCCGGTGCTCGGCGTGTGCGGCGGCTACCAGATGCTCGGCCGGGAGATCGTCGACGAGGTGGAGTCCAGGACCGGCGGCGCCGAGGGACTCGGCCTGCTGCCGACCCGGGTGGTGTTCGGCCGGGAGAAGGTGCTGGCCCGCCCGGTCGGCGAGGCGTACGGGGAGCGGGTCGAGGGGTACGAGATCCACCACGGCGTGGTGACGGTCGACGACTCGGCGGAGGAGGCGTTCCTGGACGGGTGCCGGGTGGGCGCGGTGTGGGGCACGACCTGGCACGGCGCGCTGGAGAACGACGGCTTCCGCCGGGCGTTCCTGCGCGAGGTGGCGGCCGTCTCCGGCCGGGCGTTCGTGCCCGCGCCGGACGTCTCCTTCGCCGCCGCCCGCGAGGAGCGCCTCGACCGCCTCGGCGACCTGATCGAGGAGCACGCGGACACCGACGCGCTGTGGAAGCTGATCGAGGGCGGAGCGCCGGCCGGAATGCCGTTCGTGCCGCCAGGAGCCATTGGGGAGTCCGGCAAGTGA
- a CDS encoding putative cobaltochelatase has product MSDLRLGLLLNAVSPAVGGVLVRGEKGTAKSTMVRALAGLLPEIATVPGCRFACDPAAPDPQCPDGPHDAAAADLRPAQLVELPVGVSEDRVVGSLDLERALAEGVKAYEPGLLAKAHRGVLYIDEVNLLQDHLVDLLLDAAAMGRSYVEREGVSVRHAARFLLVGTMNPEEGELRPQLLDRFGLTVEIAATRDAAERAEVVRRRLAYDADPAGFAARFAVEERELAERITAARALLPSVELTDGALRQITAVCAAFEVDGLRADIVMARTAVALAAWAGRTEVLEEDVRKAAQLALPHRRRRNPFDAPGLDEEQLDRTLAEHAPEPEAPDKDPDEGPEDDGPGDGGPGPDGGGPDGGAPEPADAPDGSAAPDPTAPADPTAPAEPTAPGDAVPPQGPGPGPKETAPVGAGDPYRTRLFKVDGTGRGAQGRRSPAETDAGHTIRARRPQGRLARLHLAATLQAAAPHQVARGRDARALVLHKDDFREQVRRGRESNLVLFVVDASGSMAARQRMTAVKGAVLSLLMDAYQRRDKIGMVTFRGTGADLALPPTSSVEVGAARLEQLPTGGRTPLAAGLLRAHEVLRIERMRDPNRRPLLVVVTDGRATGGRDALAQSQRAAGLLAAQGIASVVLDCESGPVRLGLARTLAGHLGATAVTLDELRAEGVASLVRDSRSASSHSSAPRKAA; this is encoded by the coding sequence ATGTCCGACCTGCGGCTGGGCCTGCTGCTCAACGCCGTCTCCCCCGCCGTCGGCGGCGTGCTGGTGCGCGGCGAGAAGGGCACCGCGAAGTCCACCATGGTGCGCGCGCTGGCCGGCCTGCTGCCGGAGATCGCCACCGTGCCCGGCTGCCGCTTCGCCTGCGACCCCGCCGCGCCCGACCCGCAGTGCCCCGACGGCCCGCACGACGCGGCCGCCGCCGACCTGCGGCCCGCCCAGCTGGTCGAACTGCCGGTCGGCGTCTCCGAGGACCGCGTGGTCGGCTCCCTCGACCTGGAGCGCGCGCTCGCCGAGGGCGTCAAGGCGTACGAGCCCGGCCTGCTGGCCAAGGCGCACCGCGGCGTGCTGTACATCGACGAGGTCAACCTGCTCCAGGACCACCTGGTCGACCTGCTGCTGGACGCGGCCGCGATGGGCCGCTCGTACGTCGAGCGCGAGGGCGTCTCGGTGCGGCACGCGGCCCGCTTCCTGCTGGTCGGCACGATGAACCCGGAGGAGGGCGAGCTGCGGCCGCAGCTGCTCGACCGCTTCGGCCTCACCGTGGAGATCGCCGCCACCCGGGACGCCGCCGAGCGCGCCGAGGTGGTCCGCCGCCGGCTCGCCTACGACGCCGACCCGGCCGGCTTCGCCGCGCGGTTCGCGGTGGAGGAGCGGGAGCTGGCGGAGCGGATCACCGCGGCCCGCGCGCTGCTGCCCTCGGTCGAGCTGACCGACGGCGCGCTGCGGCAGATCACCGCGGTGTGCGCCGCGTTCGAGGTGGACGGGCTGCGTGCGGACATCGTGATGGCCCGCACCGCCGTCGCGCTGGCCGCCTGGGCGGGCCGCACCGAGGTGCTGGAGGAGGACGTCCGCAAGGCCGCGCAGCTGGCGCTGCCGCACCGGCGGCGGCGCAACCCCTTCGACGCGCCCGGCCTGGACGAGGAGCAGCTCGACCGGACGCTCGCCGAGCACGCCCCCGAGCCGGAGGCCCCGGACAAGGACCCCGACGAGGGCCCCGAGGACGACGGGCCCGGCGACGGCGGCCCCGGCCCGGACGGCGGCGGCCCGGACGGCGGCGCGCCCGAGCCCGCGGACGCCCCGGACGGCTCCGCCGCGCCCGACCCGACCGCACCCGCCGACCCGACCGCGCCCGCCGAGCCCACCGCGCCCGGGGACGCCGTGCCGCCGCAGGGCCCCGGCCCCGGGCCGAAGGAGACCGCCCCGGTCGGCGCCGGCGACCCGTACCGGACCCGGCTGTTCAAGGTCGACGGCACCGGACGCGGCGCGCAGGGCCGCCGCTCCCCCGCCGAGACGGACGCCGGGCACACCATCCGCGCCCGCCGCCCGCAGGGCCGGCTCGCCCGGCTGCACCTGGCCGCCACCCTGCAGGCCGCCGCCCCGCACCAGGTGGCGCGCGGACGCGACGCCCGGGCCCTGGTGCTGCACAAGGACGACTTCCGCGAGCAGGTGCGGCGGGGCCGGGAGTCCAACCTGGTGCTGTTCGTGGTGGACGCCTCCGGCTCGATGGCGGCCCGGCAGCGGATGACCGCCGTCAAGGGCGCCGTGCTCTCCCTGCTGATGGACGCCTACCAGCGCCGCGACAAGATCGGCATGGTGACCTTCCGCGGCACCGGCGCCGACCTGGCGCTCCCGCCCACCTCCTCGGTGGAGGTCGGCGCCGCCCGCCTGGAACAGCTGCCCACCGGCGGGCGCACCCCGCTCGCCGCCGGGCTGCTGCGCGCCCACGAGGTGCTGCGGATCGAGCGGATGCGCGACCCGAACCGCCGCCCGCTGCTGGTCGTCGTCACCGACGGCCGGGCCACCGGCGGCCGCGACGCCCTCGCGCAGTCCCAGCGGGCGGCCGGGCTGCTCGCCGCCCAGGGCATCGCCTCCGTGGTGCTGGACTGCGAGTCCGGCCCGGTCCGGCTCGGCCTCGCCCGCACCCTGGCCGGCCACCTCGGCGCCACCGCCGTCACCCTGGACGAGCTGCGCGCCGAGGGCGTCGCCTCGCTCGTCCGCGACTCCCGCTCCGCCTCCTCCCACTCCTCCGCTCCGCGAAAGGCGGCCTGA
- a CDS encoding cobalamin biosynthesis protein — MRAAPYVLGAVAGYLADARLGDPRRGHPVALFGSAASRLERALWRDHRGAGALYTAACVGTVAAGALAAERALRHRPVGRAALAAGAAFTVLGGTSLTREARTVGRALESGDLAAARERLPHLCGRDPSALDGQQIARAVVESVAENTADAVVNALVWGAVAGAPGLLAFRAVNTLDAMVGHKSPRHRRFGWASARLDDVAGWPGARLTALLTVAAAPSPAGAWRVWRRDGSSHPSPNAGQAESAFAGGLGVRLGGTLAYGTRVEHRPVLGGELRPVAVADIERACRLSRRVGALALAVTVGARALLKGGGRG, encoded by the coding sequence ATGCGGGCTGCCCCGTACGTGCTGGGCGCCGTCGCGGGCTATCTCGCGGACGCGCGGCTCGGCGATCCCCGGCGCGGCCATCCGGTCGCCCTGTTCGGCAGTGCCGCGTCCCGCCTGGAGCGGGCGCTGTGGCGTGACCACCGGGGAGCCGGCGCGCTCTACACCGCCGCCTGCGTGGGGACGGTCGCGGCCGGCGCGCTGGCCGCCGAGCGGGCCCTGCGGCACCGGCCGGTCGGCCGGGCGGCCCTGGCGGCGGGGGCGGCGTTCACGGTGCTCGGCGGGACCTCGCTGACCCGGGAGGCGCGGACCGTCGGCCGGGCCCTGGAGTCGGGTGACCTCGCGGCGGCCCGGGAGCGGCTGCCGCACCTGTGCGGACGGGACCCGAGCGCGCTGGACGGGCAGCAGATCGCCCGCGCGGTGGTCGAGTCGGTGGCCGAGAACACCGCGGACGCGGTGGTCAACGCCCTGGTGTGGGGCGCGGTCGCGGGCGCGCCGGGCCTGCTGGCGTTCCGGGCGGTCAACACGCTGGACGCGATGGTCGGTCACAAGTCGCCGCGGCACCGCCGGTTCGGCTGGGCCTCCGCCCGCCTGGACGACGTCGCGGGCTGGCCGGGCGCCCGGCTGACCGCGCTGCTGACGGTCGCGGCCGCGCCGTCCCCGGCCGGCGCGTGGCGGGTCTGGCGGCGCGACGGCTCCTCGCACCCGAGCCCGAACGCGGGCCAGGCGGAGTCGGCGTTCGCGGGCGGGCTGGGCGTGCGGCTCGGCGGCACCCTCGCGTACGGCACCCGGGTCGAGCACCGGCCGGTGCTCGGCGGGGAGTTGCGGCCGGTGGCGGTCGCGGACATCGAACGGGCCTGCCGGCTGTCCCGGCGGGTCGGCGCCCTGGCGCTGGCGGTCACGGTCGGCGCACGGGCGCTGCTGAAGGGAGGCGGGCGTGGGTAA
- a CDS encoding alpha/beta hydrolase: protein MRWGTAAVVAAAAVGTGAAVLLLGRKVSDRVVRPAPAGPTGPAVLRVHDLGAGRVTITRSPESVRPGHYALEWADGGHAVVGEILSTDAQSVSRRLERADRGTLAVGTEVHLTPRVHLGDPRTALGLDFTDTAVTGELGPMPAWHTAGIRGTWVVLVHGPGADRSQALPVLPLLHGLRLPTLTVTHRGDAGAPPSPDGMSHFGESEWRDVESAVRYALDRGAGRVVLYGWSLGATMALQTAARSAWADRIGGLVLDSPVLDWDASVRREAVRAGIPAALAELGALAARGRTGVDLAGFARLAAGGDLHAPTLLLHSPSDSIAPFAAARRLAARREDLVSLQPVPDGEHSALWNADPERYTEALRRFLTPLL, encoded by the coding sequence ATGCGTTGGGGTACCGCCGCCGTCGTGGCCGCCGCTGCCGTCGGAACGGGAGCGGCGGTCCTGCTGCTCGGACGCAAGGTCTCCGACCGGGTCGTCAGGCCCGCCCCCGCCGGACCGACCGGGCCCGCGGTGCTGCGCGTCCACGACCTCGGCGCGGGCCGGGTCACCATCACCCGCAGCCCGGAGTCGGTCCGCCCCGGCCACTACGCCCTGGAGTGGGCCGACGGCGGCCACGCGGTGGTCGGCGAGATCCTCTCCACCGACGCGCAGAGCGTCTCCCGCCGCCTGGAGCGCGCGGACCGCGGCACCCTCGCGGTCGGCACCGAGGTCCACCTCACCCCCCGGGTCCACCTCGGCGACCCGCGCACCGCGCTCGGCCTGGACTTCACCGACACCGCCGTGACCGGCGAGCTCGGCCCGATGCCGGCCTGGCACACCGCGGGCATCCGCGGCACCTGGGTGGTCCTGGTGCACGGCCCGGGCGCCGACCGGAGCCAGGCGCTGCCGGTGCTCCCGCTGCTGCACGGCCTGCGCCTGCCGACCCTCACCGTGACCCACCGCGGCGACGCGGGCGCGCCGCCCTCGCCCGACGGCATGAGCCACTTCGGCGAGAGCGAGTGGCGCGACGTGGAGTCGGCGGTGCGGTACGCACTGGACCGGGGCGCCGGGCGGGTGGTGCTGTACGGCTGGTCGCTGGGCGCGACCATGGCGCTGCAGACGGCGGCCCGCTCGGCCTGGGCGGACCGGATCGGCGGGCTGGTGCTGGACTCCCCGGTGCTCGACTGGGACGCCTCGGTCCGCCGGGAGGCCGTCCGGGCGGGCATCCCGGCCGCGCTGGCCGAGCTCGGCGCGCTGGCCGCCCGGGGCCGCACCGGCGTGGACCTGGCGGGCTTCGCCCGGCTCGCCGCCGGCGGCGACCTGCACGCGCCGACCCTGCTGCTGCACAGCCCCTCCGACTCGATCGCGCCGTTCGCCGCCGCCCGGCGGCTGGCCGCGCGGCGCGAGGACCTGGTGAGCCTGCAGCCCGTCCCGGACGGGGAGCACTCGGCGCTGTGGAACGCCGACCCGGAGCGGTACACCGAGGCGCTCCGGCGCTTCCTCACCCCGCTGCTCTGA
- a CDS encoding transcriptional regulator yields the protein MRRRQPPAPAPVPFSPAAARAHRAGLGLTPDQVAEGMAAHGVRLLPGHVLGWESGQIRPTEEEFVALARALWCPPASLMGMPPATLRDHRVARELGQEQTARRIGISLAAYRKAEATGVWNGDEDQTWALAQALRLTLRELVRVTGRTAELEQLLKKAVDGRWQAQLSAIARIVPAGPGRLEAALAALQSEYLVPTHWGATAPPSPKVPPATRFWELLEGR from the coding sequence ATGCGACGTCGACAGCCGCCCGCCCCCGCCCCGGTGCCGTTCTCCCCGGCCGCCGCCCGTGCGCACCGCGCCGGCCTCGGCCTGACCCCGGACCAGGTCGCCGAGGGCATGGCGGCCCACGGCGTCCGCCTGCTGCCCGGCCACGTGCTCGGCTGGGAGAGCGGACAGATCCGGCCCACCGAGGAGGAGTTCGTCGCCCTCGCGCGGGCCCTGTGGTGCCCGCCCGCCAGTCTGATGGGCATGCCGCCCGCCACGCTGCGGGACCACCGGGTGGCCCGGGAGCTCGGGCAGGAGCAGACCGCCCGGCGGATCGGCATCTCCCTGGCCGCCTACCGGAAGGCCGAGGCCACCGGGGTCTGGAACGGCGACGAGGACCAGACCTGGGCGCTGGCCCAGGCCCTGCGGCTGACCCTGCGCGAGCTGGTCCGGGTCACCGGCCGGACCGCCGAGCTGGAGCAGCTCCTCAAGAAGGCGGTGGACGGCCGCTGGCAGGCCCAGCTGTCCGCGATCGCCCGGATCGTCCCGGCCGGGCCCGGCCGGCTGGAGGCCGCGCTGGCGGCCCTGCAGAGCGAGTACCTCGTCCCCACCCACTGGGGCGCCACCGCGCCGCCCTCGCCGAAGGTGCCGCCGGCGACCCGTTTCTGGGAGCTGCTGGAGGGCCGCTGA